One Megalops cyprinoides isolate fMegCyp1 chromosome 4, fMegCyp1.pri, whole genome shotgun sequence genomic window carries:
- the LOC118776065 gene encoding taste receptor type 2 member 40-like — MDFGVGTTELCCTAALFATGILWNVFNLTISVLHWLKAGQPVDHIISCISISNVLLELSMFTFLVLLWADVMFSEEYFPIFKVMTFIWIHSNNMSFWSVAWLSVFYYVKVVGTSGALFVRLRRNISSLVNAALWLTVLCSFLVCFPLLFLQLPSFNGTANNDTQHSISDNQILHFPHWIDNNVYVIILMCVLCLVPLLVMVPCSLRLVVHLCQHTQAMRRNETGFQSADSYLLVCKLTVCLLVVYMSTVSVVLAFLIGWSPGKFKFVVYVWSLSFFCLATSVLLTFSNKQTKEKILSLCCCWRAARNSPDSREVRSETVAAQN, encoded by the coding sequence ATGGATTTTGGAGTAGGTACCACTGAGCTGTGTTGCACGGCTGCACTGTTCGCAACAGGGATCCTGTGGAATGTCTTCAACCTGACCATCAGCGTCCTGCACTGGCTGAAGGCTGGGCAGCCTGTGGACCACATCATCTCCTGTATCTCCATCAGCAACGTGCTGCTGGAGCTCTCCATGTTCACTTTTCTGGTCCTGTTATGGGCAGACGTCATGTTTTCCGAGGAATATTTCCCCATCTTCAAGGTTATGACTTTTATCTGGATACACTCAAACAACATGAGCTTCTGGTCCGTCGCATGGCTAAGCGTGTTCTACTATGTGAAGGTGGTCGGAACCTCCGGCGCTCTCTTCGTCAGACTGAGGAGGAACATCTCCTCGCTCGTCAACGCGGCCCTCTGGCTGACCGTCCTCTGCTCGTTTTTGGTGTGtttccccctccttttcctTCAGCTGCCTTCTTTCAACGGTACTGCTAACAACGACACCCAACATTCAATCAGCGACAACCAGATCCTTCACTTTCCCCACTGGATCGACAACAACGTCTACGTTATCATCCTTATGTGCGTCCTCTGCCTTGTCCCCCTGCTGGTCATGGTCCCCTGCTCCCTCAGGCTGGTGGTCCATCTGTGCCAGCACACCCAGGCAATGAGGAGGAACGAGACTGGATTCCAGAGCGCCGACTCCTACCTGCTGGTGTGCAAGCTGACCGTGTGCCTGCTGGTGGTCTACATGTCAACAGTGAGCGTTGTTTTGGCTTTTCTTATCGGGTGGTCCCCAGGCAAGTTTAAATTTGTCGTGTACGTTTGGAGTTTGTCCTTTTTCTGCCTGGCAACTAGTGTTCTTCTGACGTTTTCAAACAAGCAGACGAAAGAGAAGATTTTGTCTCTTTGTTGCTGCTGGAGAGCTGCTCGGAATTCTCCAGATTCTCGGGAGGTTCGGTCTGAGACAGTAGCAGCACAGAATTAA
- the p2rx4b gene encoding P2X purinoceptor 4b: MARGNGCCSSFCKCFFEYETARVLVIQNKCVGTINRLIQASIVSYVIGYVCVIQQGYQDTDSVISSVTTKVKGTALANTSDLGVQVMDVADYIIPPQMESSFFVLTNMIVTPNQTQTTCPELPNPSTICTSDSDCTAGFSNPRGNGIQTGKCVNYSDTIKTCEVVAWCPLEIDTNLPKPALLAGAENFTVLIKNSIRYPKFNFNKRNILPHINSSYLKRCTFDRVTNPHCPIFRLKDIVTEAGEDFQTMAVNGGVMGILIDWSCDLDLSEKKCIPKYTFRRLDNKNPDNNVAPGYNFRFAKYYKDCDDTDTRTLIKAYGIRFDVIVFGKAGKFDMVPTLVNIGAALSFLSLVNAVCDWVVLTFLTKRDYYSKHKFIYVDEKEDTVSEMCCEGLSNATLSFATL, from the exons ATGGCTCGTGGTAACGGGTGCTGCAGCTCGTTTTGTAAGTGTTTCTTCGAATACGAAACAGCCAGAGTTCTGGTGATCCAAAACAAGTGCGTGGGAACAATCAACAGACTTATTCAGGCATCCATCGTCAGTTACGTGATTGG GTACGTATGTGTGATCCAGCAGGGTTACCAGGACACCGATTCTGTCATCAGCTCTGTCACCACAAAGGTGAAGGGCACCGCCTTGGCCAACACCTCTGACCTGGGTGTCCAGGTGATGGACGTGGCCGATTACATCATCCCACCTCAG ATGGAGAGTTCTTTCTTCGTTCTGACAAACATGATCGTCACCCCTAACCAAACACAGACGACCTGCCCTGAG CTCCCAAACCCGTCCACCATTTGCACTTCAGACAGCGACTGCACCGCTGGGTTCAGTAACCCCCGCGGCAACG GAATCCAAACAGGAAAGTGTGTGAATTATTCAGACACTATCAAGACGTGTGAAGTGGTGGCTTGGTGCCCGTTGGAAATAGACACAAACCTGCCCAA GCCCGCATTGCTAGCAGGAGCTGAAAATTTCACCGTTCTCATAAAAAACAGCATCCGATACCCCAAATTCAACTTCAACAA acGGAACATCCTGCCCCATATTAATTCCTCCTACCTGAAACGCTGCACCTTCGACCGCGTCACCAACCCCCACTGCCCCATCTTCCGTCTCAAAGACATCGTCACGGAGGCCGGCGAGGACTTCCAGACCATGGCCGTTAAC GGCGGTGTGATGGGGATCCTGATCGACTGGAGCTGTGACCTGGACCTGTCGGAGAAGAAGTGCATCCCCAAATACACCTTCCGCAGGCTGGACAACAAGAACCCCGACAACAACGTGGCCCCCGGGTACAACTTCAG GTTTGCCAAGTATTATAAAGATTGTGATGATACAGACACAAGAACACTCATCAAAGCTTACGGGATCCGCTTTGATGTTATCGTTTTTGGCAAG GCTGGTAAATTCGACATGGTGCCCACACTGGTGAACATTGGCGCAGCACTTTCCTTTCTCAGCTTG GTGAATGCTGTCTGTGATTGGGTCGTCCTGACTTTCCTGACAAAAAGAGACTACTACAGCAAACATAAATTCATATATGTGGATGAAAAGGAAGATACGGTGAGTGAGATGTGTTGTGAGGGACTGTCGAATGCCACCCTCTCCTTTGCTA cTCTCTGA
- the LOC118776066 gene encoding taste receptor type 2 member 40-like translates to MDSNLHVVELCGTGIVVAAGIACNVFNLAVTVAHQLKVGIFQTVGLIIFCISLSNVLLEISMFGMVVMLWLTTPCWTGELLLLKVAIATWIQSSSMSFWSIAWLSVFYCVKVVRVSGTLLVKLKRNISSLINAALMLTPLCSFLMSAPLLLLQAPPFNGTAAQENKNSTCLIRRPVFPSWVEEDVYVLCLLCFLCPVPLMVMLPTSLRLVVHLCQHTQAMRRNETGFQSADSYLLVCKLTVSLVAVYKTTLAIFSFFFIDQMFTRYLQYNFISLSCSFYCIVTGILLTVSNRYLKEKLQVLFCWRNPPKAVPSTQSGDTGLV, encoded by the coding sequence ATGGATTCTAACTTGCATGTTGTTGAGTTGTGTGGCACGGGTATTGTGGTGGCAGCAGGAATCGCGTGCAATGTTTTCAATCTGGCCGTGACTGTCGCACACCAGCTAAAGGTGGGAATTTTTCAGACCGTGGGCCTCATCATCTTCTGCATCTCCCTCAGCAACGTGCTTCTGGAGATCTCCATGTTTGGTATGGTGGTCATGCTGTGGTTGACGACGCCTTGCTGGACAGGGGAATTGCTGCTTCTCAAAGTCGCCATCGCCACCTGGATACAGAGCAGCAGCATGAGCTTCTGGTCCATCGCCTGGCTGAGCGTGTTCTACTGCGTGAAGGTTGTCCGAGTCTCCGGCACTCTCCTCGTCAAACTCAAGAGGAACATCTCCTCGCTCATCAACGCGGCCCTCATGCTGACCCCTCTGTGCTCATTCCTGATGTCCGCCCCCTTGCTCCTCCTTCAGGCACCGCCATTCAACGGCACGGCCGCTCAAGAGAACAAAAACTCCACCTGCCTCATTAGAAGACCCGTCTTTCCCTCCTGGGTTGAGGAAGACGTCTACGTCCTTTGCCTGTTGTGCTTTCTGTGCCCTGTCCCTCTCATGGTCATGCTGCCAACCTCCCTCAGGCTGGTGGTCCATCTGTGCCAGCACACCCAGGCCATGAGGAGGAACGAGACCGGATTCCAGAGCGCCGACTCCTACCTGCTGGTGTGCAAGCTGACCGTGTCCCTGGTGGCAGTCTACAAGACCACGCTGGCCatcttctcctttttcttcatCGACCAAATGTTCACGAGATACCTCCAgtacaatttcatttcactgagtTGCTCTTTCTATTGCATAGTGACAGGAATTCTTTTGACAGTGTCCAACAGGTATCTGAAAGAGAAGCTCCAGGTTCTGTTCTGCTGGAGAAACCCCCCCAAAGCTGTTCCCTCCACCCAGAGTGGGGACACAGGACTGGTCTGA
- the p2rx7 gene encoding P2X purinoceptor 7, with translation MPCNLSDICEYETNKLVRIQSVRLGSLKWTLNGVILMFICIMMFWNKEYQEYDLVVSSVTTKVKGVALTNVPEVGEMLWDVVDHSGISQDKNSFFVVTNVLVTKKQKQGKCPEEPLYGKVCRTDKDCEKGVWDQRSHGVQTGTCVKYDQTRKTCEVSAWCPIENKKKPHRPALLASAENFTVLIKNNIRFPAFGYIRRNILPEMTDTYLKRCTFNRLTDPFCPIFRLGDIVQEAKENFSDLAVEGGVIGIQIKWDCDLDRLFHRCLPTYSFRRLDEKESNRTLYPGLNLRFAKYYRENGVDERTLFKAFGIRFDVMVFGKAGKFSIIQLVIYIGSTLSYYALTTVFIDWLITTSCYSQEARQNYSERKFESVRDRKQCLLCVSFVDEDHVRVVKRPRKKRLQEAKPISLHPRMDGVLSMRVLGGVVQSPPGRGTTELREVAEADPPTWCLCGRCPPRSTPQEQLCCRRARGKCITASALFPRLLLSRPVLETALLYREPLLDLPKGDPARPLRHCAYRLYIDWRIGVPPAGAYPVIPSCCVQRIREQYPSQDGCYRGLPPISSLSCNSSAETNV, from the exons ATGCCGTGCAATCTGAGCGACATCTGTGAATATGAAACTAATAAACTTGTCAGAATACAGAGTGTTAGGCTCGGCTCGCTGAAATGGACTCTAAACGGGGTCATTTTGATGTTTATATG CATCATGATGTTCTGGAATAAGGAGTATCAGGAATATGACCTGGTGGTCAGCTCCGTTACTACGAAGGTTAAGGGGGTCGCGCTGACGAACGTGCCTGAAGTTGGGGAGATGCTGTGGGACGTGGTGGACCACAGTGGAATATCCCAG GACAAGAACTCTTTCTTTGTGGTGACCAACGTTTTGgtcacaaagaaacaaaaacaagggaaaTGCCCAGAG GAGCCACTGTATGGGAAAGTGTGCCGCACGGATAAAGACTGTGAGAAGGGCGTGTGGGACCAGCGCAGCCACG GAGTTCAAACGGGAACCTGTGTGAAGTACGACCAAACAAGGAAAACCTGTGAAGTGTCCGCGTGGTGTCCTATTGAGAACAAGAAAAAGCCCCACAG GCCTGCTCTTTTGGCATCTGCAGAGAACTTCACTGTACTTATCAAGAACAACATCCGATTCCCAGCCTTCGGCTATATAAG GAGGAACATTCTACCCGAAATGACGGACACTTACCTCAAGAGGTGCACCTTCAACAGACTCACCGACCCTTTCTGTCCCATCTTCCGCCTGGGCGACATCGTGCAGGAGGCCAAAGAGAACTTCTCCGACTTAGCAGTGGAG GGGGGAGTCATTGGGATCCAGATAAAGTGGGACTGTGACCTGGACCGGCTCTTTCACAGGTGTCTGCCCACCTACTCATTCCGCCGGCTGGATGAGAAGGAGAGCAACCGCACCCTGTACCCAGGGCTTAACTTAag GTTTGCAAAGTATTACAGAGAGAATGGAGTGGATGAGAGGACTTTGTTTAAAGCGTTTGGGATCAGGTTTGACGTGATGGTGTTCGGAAAG GCAGGAAAATTCAGCATAATCCAGCTGGTCATCTATATTGGATCAACTCTGTCTTACTACGCTTTG ACCACGGTGTTCATCGACTGGCTCATAACCACCAGCTGCTACTCCCAAGAGGCCCGGCAGAACTACTCGGAGAGGAAATTCGAGTCTGTGCGGGACAGGAAGCAG TGCCTGCTTTGTGTCTCCTTTGTGGACGAGGATCACGTGAGAGTGGTAAAACGACCAAGGAAGAAGAGATTACAGGAGGCGAAGCCCATCTCTCTCCACCCCCGGATG GACGGCGTTCTGAGCATGCGGGTTTTGGGGGGCGTTGTACAGAGCCCCCCCGGGCGTGGCACGACTGAGTTGCGGGAGGTTGCCGAGGCAGACCCTCCGACCTGGTGCCTCTGCGGGCGGTGTCCCCCCCGCTCCACCCCCCAGGAGCAGCTGTGCTGCCGGCGTGCCCGTGGGAAGTGCATCACCGCCTCCGCCCTCTTCCCCCGGCTCCTTCTGAGCCGCCCCGTCCTGGAGACGGCGCTGCTGTACCGGGAGCCTCTCCTGGACCTCCCCAAAGGGGACCCCGCCCGCCCACTCCGCCACTGCGCCTACCGCCTCTACATCGACTGGCGCATCGGGGTCCCGCCGGCGGGGGCCTATCCGGTCATCCCCAGCTGCTGCGTTCAGCGAATCAGAGAGCAGTACCCCAGCCAGGACGGGTGCTACAGAGGCCTGCCGCCAATCAGTTCACTGTCCTGCAACTCTAGTGCTGAGACAAATGTTTAA